In one Gossypium hirsutum isolate 1008001.06 chromosome D09, Gossypium_hirsutum_v2.1, whole genome shotgun sequence genomic region, the following are encoded:
- the LOC107890460 gene encoding KH domain-containing protein HEN4 isoform X4 — translation MAGQRNSYGKRAHSQSDYSENGSNKRRNAGDDREQFVIDSDDTVYRYLCPARKIGSIIGRGGEIVKQLRADTKSKIRIGETIPGSDERVVTIYSSRDERNALEDGDSFVSPAQDALFRVHGRVVAEDLHSDEDSEGRQITARLLISSDQIGCVIGKGGQIIQNIRSETGAQIRILKDDLPSCALSTDELVQISGEAAVVKKALHQIASRLHENPSRSQHLLASAVSNAYPAAGARIVGVTSLVGPYGRYKGDTGEWPRSMYSAPRDEMSSKEFSLRLVCPTANIGGVIGKGGAIINQIRQESGAAIKVDSSTTDGDDCLITISAKEFFEDWYSPSIEAAARLQPRCSEKVEGDSGIVSFTTRLLVPTSRIGCLIGKGGAIVTEMRRITKANIRILSKENLPKIASEDDEMVQIAGDLDVAKDALVQITTRLRANLFDREERARGMDVCTPFLVVMALVIYLLVTAMEVMVVSRLVVLLVLMELILQDVVVLLGTEIGEDDWYY, via the exons ATGGCGGGTCAGAGGAATAGCTATGGGAAGCGGGCTCATTCTCAGTCTGACTATTCTGAGAATGGATCAAATAAGAGGAGAAATGCAGGTGATGACAGGGAACAATTTGTTATTGATTCAGATGATACCGTTTATAGGTATTTGTGCCCTGCAAGAAAGATAGGAAGCATTATTGGAAGGGGAGGGGAGATTGTTAAGCAATTAAGAGCAGACACTAAATCAAAGATTAGAATTGGTGAGACAATTCCTGGTTCTGATGAACGCGTGGTTACTATCTATAGCTCTAGAGATGAGAGAAATGCCCTTGAAGATGGGGATTCTTTTGTTTCTCCTGCTCAAGATGCTTTATTCAGGGTGCATGGCAGAGTTGTTGCAGAAGATTTGCACAGTGATGAAGATTCTGAAGGCCGCCAAATTACTGCTCGGCTTCTTATATCTTCTGATCAGATTGGATGTGTTATAGGAAAGGGTGGACAGATCATTCAGAACATACGTAGTGAAACTGGTGCTCAGATTCGCATTCTTAAGGATGATTTACCTTCTTGTGCCTTGTCCACAGATGAACTTGTACAG ATATCTGGGGAAGCTGCAGTTGTGAAAAAGGCTCTGCATCAAATTGCATCTCGCCTTCATGAGAACCCTTCACGATCTCAGCACTTGCTTGCTTCTGCTGTGTCAAATGCATATCCTGCTGCTGGTGCCCGGATTGTAGGGGTAACTTCATTGGTTGGACCTTATGGACGATACAAAGGTGACACTGGAGAATGGCCACGCTCCATGTACTCAGCTCCAAGGGATGAGATGTCATCAAAAGAATTTTCTCTTCGTTTGGTTTGTCCAACTGCTAATATTGGAGGTGTGATTGGCAAAGGTGGTGCTATAATCAACCAGATCAGGCAGGAATCAGGTGCAGCCATCAAAGTAGATAGCTCAACTACAGATGGAGATGATTGCTTAATAACTATATCAGCTAAGGAG TTCTTTGAGGATTGGTATTCACCTTCTATCGAAGCTGCTGCACGGTTGCAACCTAGATGCAGTGAGAAGGTTGAAGGAGACTCTGGAATTGTATCATTCACAACCCGCTTACTTGTGCCTACCTCACGTATTGGTTGCCTTATTGGTAAAGGAGGAGCTATTGTAACGGAGATGAGAAGGATCACAAAAGCTAATATCCGTATCCTGTCAAAGGAGAATCTTCCAAAAATTGCATCTGAAGATGATGAGATGGTTCAG attgctggagaccttgatgtTGCAAAGGATGCCCTTGTACAAATAACAACACGGTTAAGAGCAAACCTATTTGATAGGGAAG AGAGGGCAAGAGGCATGGACGTGTGCACTCCTTTTCTGGTGGTTATGGCTCTAGTGATTTATCTGCTAGTGACAGCTATGGAAGTTATGGTGGTCTCCAG ATTGGTAGTACTACTGGTGCTCATGGAGCTTATTCTTCAGGACGTGGTGGTCCTTCTGG GAACAGAAATCGGGGAGGATGATTGGTACTACTAA
- the LOC107890460 gene encoding KH domain-containing protein HEN4 isoform X2, translating into MAGQRNSYGKRAHSQSDYSENGSNKRRNAGDDREQFVIDSDDTVYRYLCPARKIGSIIGRGGEIVKQLRADTKSKIRIGETIPGSDERVVTIYSSRDERNALEDGDSFVSPAQDALFRVHGRVVAEDLHSDEDSEGRQITARLLISSDQIGCVIGKGGQIIQNIRSETGAQIRILKDDLPSCALSTDELVQISGEAAVVKKALHQIASRLHENPSRSQHLLASAVSNAYPAAGARIVGVTSLVGPYGRYKGDTGEWPRSMYSAPRDEMSSKEFSLRLVCPTANIGGVIGKGGAIINQIRQESGAAIKVDSSTTDGDDCLITISAKEFFEDWYSPSIEAAARLQPRCSEKVEGDSGIVSFTTRLLVPTSRIGCLIGKGGAIVTEMRRITKANIRILSKENLPKIASEDDEMVQIAGDLDVAKDALVQITTRLRANLFDREGAVNALVPVLPYLHVPTEGTDNLSYESREGKRHGRVHSFSGGYGSSDLSASDSYGSYGGLQIGSTTGAHGAYSSGRGGPSGNRNRGG; encoded by the exons ATGGCGGGTCAGAGGAATAGCTATGGGAAGCGGGCTCATTCTCAGTCTGACTATTCTGAGAATGGATCAAATAAGAGGAGAAATGCAGGTGATGACAGGGAACAATTTGTTATTGATTCAGATGATACCGTTTATAGGTATTTGTGCCCTGCAAGAAAGATAGGAAGCATTATTGGAAGGGGAGGGGAGATTGTTAAGCAATTAAGAGCAGACACTAAATCAAAGATTAGAATTGGTGAGACAATTCCTGGTTCTGATGAACGCGTGGTTACTATCTATAGCTCTAGAGATGAGAGAAATGCCCTTGAAGATGGGGATTCTTTTGTTTCTCCTGCTCAAGATGCTTTATTCAGGGTGCATGGCAGAGTTGTTGCAGAAGATTTGCACAGTGATGAAGATTCTGAAGGCCGCCAAATTACTGCTCGGCTTCTTATATCTTCTGATCAGATTGGATGTGTTATAGGAAAGGGTGGACAGATCATTCAGAACATACGTAGTGAAACTGGTGCTCAGATTCGCATTCTTAAGGATGATTTACCTTCTTGTGCCTTGTCCACAGATGAACTTGTACAG ATATCTGGGGAAGCTGCAGTTGTGAAAAAGGCTCTGCATCAAATTGCATCTCGCCTTCATGAGAACCCTTCACGATCTCAGCACTTGCTTGCTTCTGCTGTGTCAAATGCATATCCTGCTGCTGGTGCCCGGATTGTAGGGGTAACTTCATTGGTTGGACCTTATGGACGATACAAAGGTGACACTGGAGAATGGCCACGCTCCATGTACTCAGCTCCAAGGGATGAGATGTCATCAAAAGAATTTTCTCTTCGTTTGGTTTGTCCAACTGCTAATATTGGAGGTGTGATTGGCAAAGGTGGTGCTATAATCAACCAGATCAGGCAGGAATCAGGTGCAGCCATCAAAGTAGATAGCTCAACTACAGATGGAGATGATTGCTTAATAACTATATCAGCTAAGGAG TTCTTTGAGGATTGGTATTCACCTTCTATCGAAGCTGCTGCACGGTTGCAACCTAGATGCAGTGAGAAGGTTGAAGGAGACTCTGGAATTGTATCATTCACAACCCGCTTACTTGTGCCTACCTCACGTATTGGTTGCCTTATTGGTAAAGGAGGAGCTATTGTAACGGAGATGAGAAGGATCACAAAAGCTAATATCCGTATCCTGTCAAAGGAGAATCTTCCAAAAATTGCATCTGAAGATGATGAGATGGTTCAG attgctggagaccttgatgtTGCAAAGGATGCCCTTGTACAAATAACAACACGGTTAAGAGCAAACCTATTTGATAGGGAAGGTGCTGTTAATGCTTTAGTGCCAGTTTTACCGTATCTTCATGTGCCAACTGAAGGAACTGACAATTTAAGTTATGAAAGTAGAGAGGGCAAGAGGCATGGACGTGTGCACTCCTTTTCTGGTGGTTATGGCTCTAGTGATTTATCTGCTAGTGACAGCTATGGAAGTTATGGTGGTCTCCAG ATTGGTAGTACTACTGGTGCTCATGGAGCTTATTCTTCAGGACGTGGTGGTCCTTCTGG GAACAGAAATCGGGGAGGATGA
- the LOC121221104 gene encoding uncharacterized protein has product MMGDSKEPKPMTPISNCPTESSALISKGLQPQKRAGNDSGSTRPWRSHCNRVGHTKEKCFKLHGYPEKKQKDNKIAMLSSTTGDDVLDVRLTKTQLETLYKILGTPTTHGSLATQGTALNIAFESNNQSPWILDSGASDHMTGDSTLFHTYTPCHNKSRIRIADGSYSPVAGIGEVQMTEFFSR; this is encoded by the coding sequence ATGATGGGAGATTCAAAGGAACCTAAACCTATGACCCCGATTTCTAACTGTCCTACTGAATCCTCTGCTCTCATCTCCAAAGGTCTACAGCCACAAAAACGTGCTGGAAATGATTCTGGATCAACAAGACCATGGCGTAGTCACTGCAATCGTGTTGGTCATACAAAAGAAAAATGCTTCAAACTCCATGGCTATCCTGAAAAAAAACAGAAGGATAATAAGATTGCCATGTTATCCTCCACTACTGGTGATGATGTTCTTGATGTTCGCTTAACCAAAACACAGCTTGAGACTCTCTATAAGATACTTGGTACTCCCACTACTCATGGATCTCTAGCCACTCAAGGTACTGCCCTCAACATTGCTTTTGAATCTAATAATCAATCTCCTTGGATACTCGATTCGGGTGCCTCCGATCACATGACAGGTGACTCCACGTTGTTTCACACCTACACTCCTTGTCATAACAAATCCCGAATCCGCATAGCTGACGGTTCTTACTCACCTGTAGCTGGAATAGGAGAAGTACAAATGACAGAGTTTTTCTCTCGATAA
- the LOC107890460 gene encoding KH domain-containing protein HEN4 isoform X3: protein MAGQRNSYGKRAHSQSDYSENGSNKRRNAGDDREQFVIDSDDTVYRYLCPARKIGSIIGRGGEIVKQLRADTKSKIRIGETIPGSDERVVTIYSSRDERNALEDGDSFVSPAQDALFRVHGRVVAEDLHSDEDSEGRQITARLLISSDQIGCVIGKGGQIIQNIRSETGAQIRILKDDLPSCALSTDELVQISGEAAVVKKALHQIASRLHENPSRSQHLLASAVSNAYPAAGARIVGVTSLVGPYGRYKGDTGEWPRSMYSAPRDEMSSKEFSLRLVCPTANIGGVIGKGGAIINQIRQESGAAIKVDSSTTDGDDCLITISAKEFFEDWYSPSIEAAARLQPRCSEKVEGDSGIVSFTTRLLVPTSRIGCLIGKGGAIVTEMRRITKANIRILSKENLPKIASEDDEMVQIAGDLDVAKDALVQITTRLRANLFDREERARGMDVCTPFLVVMALVIYLLVTAMEVMVVSRLVVLLVLMELILQDVVVLLGYQAIPLFPGAKTMVTKIP, encoded by the exons ATGGCGGGTCAGAGGAATAGCTATGGGAAGCGGGCTCATTCTCAGTCTGACTATTCTGAGAATGGATCAAATAAGAGGAGAAATGCAGGTGATGACAGGGAACAATTTGTTATTGATTCAGATGATACCGTTTATAGGTATTTGTGCCCTGCAAGAAAGATAGGAAGCATTATTGGAAGGGGAGGGGAGATTGTTAAGCAATTAAGAGCAGACACTAAATCAAAGATTAGAATTGGTGAGACAATTCCTGGTTCTGATGAACGCGTGGTTACTATCTATAGCTCTAGAGATGAGAGAAATGCCCTTGAAGATGGGGATTCTTTTGTTTCTCCTGCTCAAGATGCTTTATTCAGGGTGCATGGCAGAGTTGTTGCAGAAGATTTGCACAGTGATGAAGATTCTGAAGGCCGCCAAATTACTGCTCGGCTTCTTATATCTTCTGATCAGATTGGATGTGTTATAGGAAAGGGTGGACAGATCATTCAGAACATACGTAGTGAAACTGGTGCTCAGATTCGCATTCTTAAGGATGATTTACCTTCTTGTGCCTTGTCCACAGATGAACTTGTACAG ATATCTGGGGAAGCTGCAGTTGTGAAAAAGGCTCTGCATCAAATTGCATCTCGCCTTCATGAGAACCCTTCACGATCTCAGCACTTGCTTGCTTCTGCTGTGTCAAATGCATATCCTGCTGCTGGTGCCCGGATTGTAGGGGTAACTTCATTGGTTGGACCTTATGGACGATACAAAGGTGACACTGGAGAATGGCCACGCTCCATGTACTCAGCTCCAAGGGATGAGATGTCATCAAAAGAATTTTCTCTTCGTTTGGTTTGTCCAACTGCTAATATTGGAGGTGTGATTGGCAAAGGTGGTGCTATAATCAACCAGATCAGGCAGGAATCAGGTGCAGCCATCAAAGTAGATAGCTCAACTACAGATGGAGATGATTGCTTAATAACTATATCAGCTAAGGAG TTCTTTGAGGATTGGTATTCACCTTCTATCGAAGCTGCTGCACGGTTGCAACCTAGATGCAGTGAGAAGGTTGAAGGAGACTCTGGAATTGTATCATTCACAACCCGCTTACTTGTGCCTACCTCACGTATTGGTTGCCTTATTGGTAAAGGAGGAGCTATTGTAACGGAGATGAGAAGGATCACAAAAGCTAATATCCGTATCCTGTCAAAGGAGAATCTTCCAAAAATTGCATCTGAAGATGATGAGATGGTTCAG attgctggagaccttgatgtTGCAAAGGATGCCCTTGTACAAATAACAACACGGTTAAGAGCAAACCTATTTGATAGGGAAG AGAGGGCAAGAGGCATGGACGTGTGCACTCCTTTTCTGGTGGTTATGGCTCTAGTGATTTATCTGCTAGTGACAGCTATGGAAGTTATGGTGGTCTCCAG ATTGGTAGTACTACTGGTGCTCATGGAGCTTATTCTTCAGGACGTGGTGGTCCTTCTGG GTTATCAAGCCATACCTCTGTTTCCCGGCGCTAAAACTATGGTTACTAAAATTCCGTGA
- the LOC107890460 gene encoding KH domain-containing protein HEN4 isoform X1: MAGQRNSYGKRAHSQSDYSENGSNKRRNAGDDREQFVIDSDDTVYRYLCPARKIGSIIGRGGEIVKQLRADTKSKIRIGETIPGSDERVVTIYSSRDERNALEDGDSFVSPAQDALFRVHGRVVAEDLHSDEDSEGRQITARLLISSDQIGCVIGKGGQIIQNIRSETGAQIRILKDDLPSCALSTDELVQISGEAAVVKKALHQIASRLHENPSRSQHLLASAVSNAYPAAGARIVGVTSLVGPYGRYKGDTGEWPRSMYSAPRDEMSSKEFSLRLVCPTANIGGVIGKGGAIINQIRQESGAAIKVDSSTTDGDDCLITISAKEFFEDWYSPSIEAAARLQPRCSEKVEGDSGIVSFTTRLLVPTSRIGCLIGKGGAIVTEMRRITKANIRILSKENLPKIASEDDEMVQIAGDLDVAKDALVQITTRLRANLFDREGAVNALVPVLPYLHVPTEGTDNLSYESREGKRHGRVHSFSGGYGSSDLSASDSYGSYGGLQIGSTTGAHGAYSSGRGGPSGLSSHTSVSRR; encoded by the exons ATGGCGGGTCAGAGGAATAGCTATGGGAAGCGGGCTCATTCTCAGTCTGACTATTCTGAGAATGGATCAAATAAGAGGAGAAATGCAGGTGATGACAGGGAACAATTTGTTATTGATTCAGATGATACCGTTTATAGGTATTTGTGCCCTGCAAGAAAGATAGGAAGCATTATTGGAAGGGGAGGGGAGATTGTTAAGCAATTAAGAGCAGACACTAAATCAAAGATTAGAATTGGTGAGACAATTCCTGGTTCTGATGAACGCGTGGTTACTATCTATAGCTCTAGAGATGAGAGAAATGCCCTTGAAGATGGGGATTCTTTTGTTTCTCCTGCTCAAGATGCTTTATTCAGGGTGCATGGCAGAGTTGTTGCAGAAGATTTGCACAGTGATGAAGATTCTGAAGGCCGCCAAATTACTGCTCGGCTTCTTATATCTTCTGATCAGATTGGATGTGTTATAGGAAAGGGTGGACAGATCATTCAGAACATACGTAGTGAAACTGGTGCTCAGATTCGCATTCTTAAGGATGATTTACCTTCTTGTGCCTTGTCCACAGATGAACTTGTACAG ATATCTGGGGAAGCTGCAGTTGTGAAAAAGGCTCTGCATCAAATTGCATCTCGCCTTCATGAGAACCCTTCACGATCTCAGCACTTGCTTGCTTCTGCTGTGTCAAATGCATATCCTGCTGCTGGTGCCCGGATTGTAGGGGTAACTTCATTGGTTGGACCTTATGGACGATACAAAGGTGACACTGGAGAATGGCCACGCTCCATGTACTCAGCTCCAAGGGATGAGATGTCATCAAAAGAATTTTCTCTTCGTTTGGTTTGTCCAACTGCTAATATTGGAGGTGTGATTGGCAAAGGTGGTGCTATAATCAACCAGATCAGGCAGGAATCAGGTGCAGCCATCAAAGTAGATAGCTCAACTACAGATGGAGATGATTGCTTAATAACTATATCAGCTAAGGAG TTCTTTGAGGATTGGTATTCACCTTCTATCGAAGCTGCTGCACGGTTGCAACCTAGATGCAGTGAGAAGGTTGAAGGAGACTCTGGAATTGTATCATTCACAACCCGCTTACTTGTGCCTACCTCACGTATTGGTTGCCTTATTGGTAAAGGAGGAGCTATTGTAACGGAGATGAGAAGGATCACAAAAGCTAATATCCGTATCCTGTCAAAGGAGAATCTTCCAAAAATTGCATCTGAAGATGATGAGATGGTTCAG attgctggagaccttgatgtTGCAAAGGATGCCCTTGTACAAATAACAACACGGTTAAGAGCAAACCTATTTGATAGGGAAGGTGCTGTTAATGCTTTAGTGCCAGTTTTACCGTATCTTCATGTGCCAACTGAAGGAACTGACAATTTAAGTTATGAAAGTAGAGAGGGCAAGAGGCATGGACGTGTGCACTCCTTTTCTGGTGGTTATGGCTCTAGTGATTTATCTGCTAGTGACAGCTATGGAAGTTATGGTGGTCTCCAG ATTGGTAGTACTACTGGTGCTCATGGAGCTTATTCTTCAGGACGTGGTGGTCCTTCTGG GTTATCAAGCCATACCTCTGTTTCCCGGCGCTAA